Proteins encoded within one genomic window of Pigmentiphaga sp. H8:
- a CDS encoding AMP-binding protein: MNIGRFLTRSARYWPNRPAVIFRDQPLSYRELDQRSSQLAHALLALGLAKGERVAIQSWNQPELIEIESALYKAGLVKVALNARLSDEEARDTLSNAEPAVLIAGPVHAERLSAIADGIPSIRHRIVFGAEAPGYRPYEDFIASQPTHSPDVELEPGDLAVLHFTSGSTGKLKAAMQTTGNRMASIRKVVMGRMRAQPGDVLALAGPITHASGMFMQPFLAQGGTLLLHERFSPEVYLDSLQKYRVTHAFVVPTMINMLLAHPGLKNYDLGSLKTMTYGSAPIAPARIREAWRAFGPVLSQGYGAGETTGGLVTLSIQDHRDAIENGRDELLSSCGRVFGESDLRLFDDEGREVAPGEIGEIVVRGPDVFAGYWREPELSAAALEGGWLHTGDLARMDELGYLYIVDRKKDMIISGGFNVYPSEVEAALYRHPAVYETCVIGVPDETWGEAVKAVVVLKEGGQADPDTLIRHCAALLADFKKPRSVDFVAELPKNGNGKLSRKEVKERYWAGQARRVA; encoded by the coding sequence ATGAACATTGGACGTTTTCTTACCCGCAGCGCACGCTACTGGCCGAACCGGCCGGCGGTCATCTTCCGCGACCAGCCCCTGAGCTACCGCGAGCTGGACCAGCGATCCAGCCAATTGGCCCACGCCTTGCTGGCGCTGGGCCTGGCCAAGGGCGAACGCGTGGCCATCCAGTCGTGGAACCAGCCCGAGCTGATCGAAATCGAGAGCGCCCTGTACAAGGCCGGCCTGGTCAAGGTCGCGCTGAACGCCCGGCTGTCCGACGAAGAAGCGCGCGACACCCTCTCGAACGCCGAACCCGCGGTACTGATCGCTGGCCCGGTCCACGCGGAGCGCTTGTCGGCCATCGCCGACGGCATTCCCTCCATCCGGCACCGCATCGTCTTCGGCGCCGAGGCGCCGGGCTACCGCCCCTACGAGGACTTCATTGCCAGCCAGCCCACCCACAGCCCCGACGTGGAACTGGAGCCGGGCGACCTGGCGGTGCTGCATTTCACCTCCGGCTCGACCGGCAAGCTCAAGGCCGCCATGCAGACCACCGGCAACCGCATGGCCTCCATCCGCAAGGTCGTCATGGGACGCATGCGCGCGCAGCCCGGCGACGTGCTGGCGCTGGCCGGCCCCATCACGCATGCCAGCGGCATGTTCATGCAGCCTTTCCTGGCGCAGGGCGGCACGCTGCTGCTGCACGAGCGCTTCTCGCCCGAGGTCTATCTGGATTCGCTGCAGAAGTACCGCGTCACCCATGCCTTCGTCGTGCCCACGATGATCAACATGCTGCTGGCCCACCCTGGCCTGAAGAACTACGACCTGGGCTCGCTCAAGACCATGACCTACGGCTCGGCCCCCATCGCGCCCGCGCGCATACGCGAGGCCTGGCGCGCCTTCGGCCCGGTGCTGTCGCAGGGCTACGGCGCCGGCGAGACCACGGGCGGGCTGGTGACCCTGAGCATCCAGGACCACCGCGACGCCATCGAGAACGGCCGGGATGAATTGCTGTCGTCCTGCGGCCGCGTGTTCGGCGAATCCGACCTGCGGCTGTTCGACGACGAAGGCAGGGAAGTCGCGCCGGGCGAGATCGGCGAGATCGTGGTCCGCGGTCCCGACGTCTTCGCCGGCTACTGGCGCGAGCCCGAGCTGTCGGCCGCCGCGCTCGAGGGCGGCTGGCTGCATACGGGCGACCTCGCGCGCATGGACGAGCTGGGCTACCTGTACATCGTCGACCGCAAGAAGGACATGATCATCTCCGGCGGCTTCAACGTCTATCCGTCGGAGGTCGAGGCCGCGCTGTACCGCCACCCGGCGGTGTACGAGACCTGCGTGATCGGCGTGCCGGACGAGACCTGGGGCGAAGCGGTCAAGGCCGTGGTCGTGCTCAAGGAAGGCGGACAGGCCGACCCCGACACGCTGATCCGGCATTGCGCCGCCCTGCTGGCCGACTTCAAGAAGCCACGCTCGGTGGACTTCGTGGCCGAGCTGCCCAAGAACGGCAACGGCAAGCTGTCGCGCAAGGAGGTGAAGGAACGCTACTGGGCCGGGCAGGCCAGGCGCGTGGCCTGA